The Equus asinus isolate D_3611 breed Donkey chromosome 15, EquAss-T2T_v2, whole genome shotgun sequence genome includes a window with the following:
- the SPATA2 gene encoding spermatogenesis-associated protein 2 — translation MEKPSSMDTKYKDDLFRKYVQFHEGQVDTTPSKQRSGSEEYLRAAASTLLSAHKLDPFYRFRLIQFYEVVESSLRSLSSSSLRALQSAFSVLETVGVNLFLYPWKKEFRSIKTYTGPFVYYVKSTLLEEDIRAILNYMGYVPELGTAYKLRELGETLQVKMVSFELFLAKVECEQMLEIHSQVKDKGYSELDVVSERKSSAEDVRGCSDALRRRAEGREHLTASMARVALQKSASERAAKDYYKPRVTKPSRSVDTYDSYWESRKPPLKASLSLRKEPVAADLGDDLKDEIIRPSPSLLTMSTSPHGSPDDLPSPSSNNGLGLLRGTYFSAQDDVDLYTDSEPRSTYRRQDALRPDVWLLRNDAHPLYHKRSPPAKESALSKCQNCGLSCSSSLCQRCDSLLACPPASKPGPFPSKASAHDSLAHGPSLRERYAGQTQGLERLPHLHSKPKPSPTATSRCGFCNRPGATNTCTQCSKVSCDACLSAYHYDPCCKKSELHKFVPNNQLNYKSAQLPHLVYR, via the exons ATGGAGAAGCCCAGTTCAATGGATACGAAATACAAGGATGACTTATTTCGGAAGTACGTGCAGTTCCATGAGGGCCAAGTGGACACCACCCCCAGCAAGCAGCGGTCCGGCAGTGAGGAGTACCTGCGGGCGGCAGCCTCGACCCTGCTCAGCGCGCACAAGCTGGATCCCTTCTATCGATTCCGGCTGATCCAGTTCTATGAGGTGGTGGAGAGCTCCCTGCGCTCGCTGAGCTCCTCCAGCCTGCGGGCTTTGCAGTCTGCCTTCAGCGTGCTCGAGACGGTGGGCGTCAACCTCTTCCTCTACCCGTGGAAGAAGGAGTTCAGAAGCATCAAG acCTACACGGGCCCCTTCGTTTACTATGTCAAGTCGACCTTACTGGAGGAGGACATCCGAGCAATCCTGAACTACATGGGCTATGTGCCTGAGCTGGGGACCGCGTACAAGCTCCGAGAGCTGGGGGAGACCCTCCAGGTGAAGATGGTCTCCTTCGAACTCTTTCTGGCCAAGGTGGAGTGTGAGCAGATGCTGGAAATCCACTCACAAGTCAAGGATAAGGGCTACTCTGAGCTGGACGTGGTGAGCGAGCGCAAGAGCAGCGCAGAGGACGTGCGTGGCTGCTCCGATGCCCTGCGGCGGCGCGCTGAGGGCCGGGAGCACCTAACAGCCTCCATGGCCCGTGTGGCGCTCCAGAAGTCAGCCAGTGAGCGGGCGGCCAAGGACTACTACAAGCCCCGTGTGACCAAGCCCTCGAGGTCGGTAGATACCTACGACAGCTACTGGGAGAGCCGGAAGCCGCCCCTCAAGGCCTCGCTGAGCCTGCGCAAGGAGCCTGTGGCAGCAGACTTGGGGGACGACCTCAAGGATGAGATCATCCGCCCGTCCCCCTCGCTCCTGACCATGTCCACTTCCCCCCACGGCAGCCCGGATGaccttccttccccctcctccaacAATGGCCTTGGCCTGCTGCGTGGCACATACTTCTCCGCTCAGGATGACGTAGATCTGTACACAGACTCAGAACCTCGGAGCACGTACCGGAGGCAGGACGCCCTGCGGCCGGACGTGTGGCTGCTCAGAAACGATGCCCATCCCCTCTACCACAAGCGCTCGCCCCCTGCCAAAGAGTCTGCCCTCTCCAAGTGCCAAAACTGCGGTCTGTCCTGcagctcctccctctgccagCGCTGTGACAGCCTGCTCGCCTGTCCTCCGGCCTCCAAACCTGGCCCCTTTCCCAGCAAGGCCTCCGCCCACGACAGCCTGGCCCACGGGCCGTCCCTGCGGGAGAGGTATGCAGGCCAGACTCAGGGCCTCGAGCGGCTGCCACACCTCCACTCCAAACCCAAGCCCTCCCCCACAGCCACCTCCCGCTGTGGCTTCTGTAACCGCCCCGGTGCCACCAACACCTGCACCCAGTGTTCAAAAGTCTCCTGCGACGCCTGCCTCAGCGCCTACCATTATGACCCCTGCTGCAAAAAGAGCGAGCTGCACAAGTTCGTGCCCAACAACCAGCTGAACTACAAGTCCGCCCAGCTCCCCCACCTCGTGTACAGATAG